A window of Streptomyces sp. DG1A-41 contains these coding sequences:
- a CDS encoding glycoside hydrolase family 20 protein gives MAVALVVVVAGVSLGLWAASGGDGGPEARSSQGRTAAAPHGTSPEDAPSPSRSYALSKAPRTIPAVREHTAARGPGWRPASGNRVVVDDPALADEGRLIAGELGLTYEGEKDDRRAGDLRLTLNEDKGANPESYVMTVRGGRVEISGPADAGVFYGTRTLKQEVHDGGTAPEGVVRDEPAKAQRGFMLDIARKNFTAGWIEDRVRELGDLKFNQLGLHFSDDQGFRIESDSHPEIVSRQHLTKAQVRKIIDLAESRHITVVPEIDSPGHLGAVIDAHPDLQLRTAQGSAVQGAIDISKSESADIVDDLLNEYADLFPGGPWHLGGDEYQALVRSDPEASFPQLATAARERYGSGATVADLATGWLNDRADTVRKHQRTPRAWNDGFFRGTSVKADRDIQVAYWTGKEIGARQPAEYLAEGRKVINYNDEFLYYVLGQPQTFVYPTGQRIYEQWTPRVLRGTTAVPERYDGQILGGSFAVWCDLANAQTQDQVAAGIRMPLRATVQKLWDPDRPELSWAEFRALADRLG, from the coding sequence ATGGCCGTCGCGCTGGTCGTGGTCGTGGCCGGGGTGAGTCTGGGGCTCTGGGCGGCCTCGGGTGGCGACGGCGGGCCGGAGGCCAGATCCTCCCAGGGCCGGACCGCGGCCGCCCCGCACGGCACCTCGCCGGAGGACGCCCCGAGTCCGAGCCGCTCGTACGCCCTGTCCAAGGCGCCGCGGACGATCCCCGCCGTGCGCGAGCACACCGCGGCGCGCGGCCCGGGCTGGCGTCCCGCGAGCGGGAACCGGGTCGTCGTGGACGACCCGGCGCTGGCCGACGAGGGCCGGCTGATCGCCGGTGAGCTGGGCCTGACGTACGAGGGCGAGAAGGACGACCGGCGCGCCGGGGACCTGCGGCTGACGCTGAACGAGGACAAGGGCGCGAACCCGGAGTCGTACGTCATGACCGTGCGCGGCGGGCGGGTGGAGATCAGCGGACCCGCCGACGCGGGCGTCTTCTACGGCACCCGCACCCTCAAGCAGGAGGTGCACGACGGCGGCACGGCGCCCGAGGGCGTGGTGCGGGACGAGCCGGCCAAGGCGCAGCGCGGGTTCATGCTGGACATCGCGCGCAAGAACTTCACGGCGGGCTGGATCGAGGACCGGGTCCGGGAGCTGGGCGATCTGAAGTTCAACCAGCTCGGTCTGCACTTCTCCGACGACCAGGGGTTCCGGATCGAGTCCGACTCGCACCCGGAGATCGTGTCCCGGCAGCATCTGACCAAGGCGCAGGTGCGGAAGATCATCGACCTCGCGGAGAGCCGGCACATCACCGTCGTGCCCGAGATCGACTCCCCGGGGCACCTCGGCGCGGTCATCGACGCCCACCCCGACCTCCAGCTGCGCACCGCGCAGGGGTCGGCGGTGCAGGGGGCCATCGACATCTCCAAGAGCGAGAGCGCCGACATCGTCGACGACCTGCTGAACGAGTACGCGGACCTGTTCCCGGGCGGGCCTTGGCACCTCGGCGGCGACGAGTACCAGGCACTGGTGCGCTCCGATCCGGAGGCGTCGTTCCCGCAGCTGGCCACCGCCGCGCGGGAGAGGTACGGCTCCGGCGCGACGGTCGCCGACCTCGCCACCGGCTGGCTCAACGACCGGGCCGACACCGTCCGCAAGCACCAGCGCACCCCGCGCGCGTGGAACGACGGTTTCTTCCGCGGCACCTCCGTCAAGGCGGACAGGGACATCCAGGTCGCCTACTGGACCGGCAAGGAGATCGGCGCCCGGCAGCCGGCGGAGTACCTGGCCGAGGGCCGGAAGGTGATCAACTACAACGACGAGTTCCTGTACTACGTGCTCGGCCAGCCGCAGACCTTCGTCTATCCGACGGGGCAGCGGATCTACGAGCAGTGGACGCCACGCGTGCTGCGCGGCACGACGGCCGTGCCGGAGCGCTACGACGGGCAGATCCTCGGCGGGTCCTTCGCCGTCTGGTGCGACCTCGCGAACGCGCAGACGCAGGACCAGGTGGCGGCCGGGATCCGGATGCCGCTGCGGGCCACCGTCCAGAAGCTGTGGGACCCCGACAGGCCCGAGCTGTCCTGGGCGGAGTTCCGGGCGCTTGCGGACAGGCTGGGCTGA
- the sdhC gene encoding succinate dehydrogenase, cytochrome b556 subunit, whose product MPAGTLYRGREGMWSWVAHRVTGVLIFFFLFVHVLDTALVRVSPEAYDNVVATYKTPIVALLEYGLVAAILFHALNGLRVIAVDFWIKGARYQKQMLWAVVALWVVLMLGAIYPVLGHAARELFGS is encoded by the coding sequence GTGCCGGCTGGAACGCTGTACCGCGGCCGGGAAGGAATGTGGTCCTGGGTGGCTCACCGAGTCACCGGCGTCCTCATCTTCTTCTTCCTGTTCGTTCACGTGCTGGACACCGCACTCGTCCGTGTGTCGCCCGAGGCCTACGACAACGTCGTGGCCACGTACAAGACGCCGATCGTCGCGCTGCTGGAGTACGGCCTCGTCGCCGCCATCCTCTTCCACGCGCTCAACGGCCTGCGCGTCATCGCCGTCGACTTCTGGATCAAGGGCGCCCGGTACCAGAAGCAGATGCTCTGGGCCGTCGTCGCGCTCTGGGTCGTGCTGATGCTCGGGGCGATCTACCCCGTTCTCGGCCACGCCGCTCGTGAACTCTTCGGGAGCTGA
- a CDS encoding succinate dehydrogenase hydrophobic membrane anchor subunit, whose product MSTTEKTAAGVGPVEGGAVYTVDNPAPLIEAPRKRTKKTPKTTRGNFELAAWLFMRLSGVLLVVLVLGHLLIQLVLDGGVSKIGFAFVAGRWASPFWQVWDLLMLWLAMLHGANGLRTVINDYAERANTRLWLKGLLYTATVFTILLGTLVIFTFDPNIR is encoded by the coding sequence ATGTCCACGACTGAGAAGACCGCTGCCGGCGTCGGCCCCGTCGAGGGCGGCGCCGTCTACACCGTCGACAACCCGGCGCCCCTCATCGAGGCCCCGCGCAAGCGCACCAAGAAGACCCCGAAGACCACCCGGGGCAACTTCGAGCTGGCCGCCTGGCTGTTCATGCGCCTGTCGGGCGTGTTGCTGGTCGTCCTGGTCCTCGGCCACCTGCTGATCCAGCTCGTGCTGGACGGCGGTGTCTCCAAGATCGGCTTCGCCTTCGTGGCGGGCCGCTGGGCGAGCCCCTTCTGGCAGGTCTGGGACCTGCTGATGCTGTGGCTCGCGATGCTGCACGGCGCCAACGGCCTGCGCACGGTCATCAACGACTACGCGGAGCGCGCGAACACCCGGCTGTGGCTCAAGGGCCTGCTCTACACCGCCACGGTGTTCACCATCCTGCTGGGCACGCTGGTGATCTTCACCTTCGACCCGAACATCCGCTAG
- a CDS encoding succinate dehydrogenase iron-sulfur subunit: MATPVLDKSDAAGKPEPGFADSPYITVTFRIRRFNPEVAAEASWEDFQLEIDPKERVLDALHKIKWDLDGTLTFRRSCAHGICGSDAMRINGKNRLACKTLIKDINPEKPITVEAIKGLTVLKDLVVDMEPFFQAYRDVMPFLITKDTNEPTRERLQSAEDRERFDDTTKCILCAACTTSCPVFWNDGQYFGPAAIVNAHRFIFDSRDEAGEQRLEILNDRDGVWRCRTTFNCTDACPRGIEVTKAIAEVKRALITRRY, encoded by the coding sequence ATGGCTACCCCCGTTCTGGACAAGTCGGACGCGGCCGGAAAGCCCGAGCCCGGTTTCGCCGACTCCCCCTACATCACGGTCACCTTCCGCATCCGCCGGTTCAACCCGGAGGTCGCGGCGGAGGCGAGCTGGGAAGACTTCCAGCTGGAGATCGACCCGAAGGAGCGCGTCCTCGACGCCCTCCACAAGATCAAGTGGGACCTCGACGGCACCCTCACGTTCCGCCGCTCCTGCGCCCACGGCATCTGCGGCTCGGACGCGATGCGGATCAACGGCAAGAACCGCCTTGCCTGCAAGACGCTGATCAAGGACATCAACCCCGAGAAGCCCATCACGGTCGAGGCGATAAAGGGCCTGACGGTCCTGAAGGACCTGGTCGTGGACATGGAGCCGTTCTTCCAGGCGTACCGGGACGTCATGCCCTTCCTCATCACGAAGGACACGAACGAGCCCACGCGCGAGCGTCTCCAGTCCGCCGAGGACCGCGAGCGCTTCGACGACACGACGAAGTGCATCCTCTGCGCGGCCTGCACCACGTCGTGCCCGGTCTTCTGGAACGACGGCCAGTACTTCGGCCCGGCGGCCATCGTCAACGCGCACCGCTTCATCTTCGACTCGCGTGACGAGGCGGGCGAGCAGCGCCTGGAGATCCTCAACGACCGCGACGGCGTCTGGCGCTGCCGCACGACCTTCAACTGCACGGACGCCTGCCCGCGCGGCATCGAGGTCACGAAGGCGATCGCCGAGGTGAAGCGAGCGCTGATCACGCGCCGCTACTGA
- a CDS encoding 2-oxo-4-hydroxy-4-carboxy-5-ureidoimidazoline decarboxylase, translating into MEHFNAASAQALEQTLLSCLRSPRWSRRVAKHRPYPDLASLLAAADEAAYDLTWPDLTEALAAESLPTLPPDTYSAAHTALSAAHAAYEARFGHVFVICLADVAPAETLDRLLEAIRSRLTNDPEEERMVVADELRRLARERLVHALRGAGL; encoded by the coding sequence GTGGAGCACTTCAACGCAGCCTCCGCTCAGGCCCTGGAGCAGACGCTCCTCTCCTGCCTGCGCAGCCCCCGCTGGTCCCGGCGGGTCGCGAAACACCGCCCCTATCCGGACCTGGCCTCCCTGCTGGCCGCGGCGGACGAAGCGGCCTACGACCTGACCTGGCCCGACCTGACCGAGGCACTGGCAGCCGAGTCCCTGCCGACCCTCCCGCCGGACACCTACTCCGCGGCCCACACGGCCCTCAGCGCAGCGCACGCCGCCTATGAGGCCCGCTTCGGACACGTGTTCGTCATCTGCCTGGCCGACGTGGCGCCGGCGGAGACCCTGGACCGCCTCCTGGAAGCCATCCGGTCACGATTGACCAACGATCCGGAGGAGGAGCGGATGGTGGTGGCCGACGAGCTACGGCGCCTGGCAAGGGAACGGCTGGTCCACGCCCTCAGGGGCGCGGGGCTGTAG
- a CDS encoding DCC1-like thiol-disulfide oxidoreductase family protein, producing MNATGTNATGTNTPAPVRRLTVLYDAECSLCAFLRDWLRRQPQLVPLELVPAGSEEARRRFPGLDHGATLDEITVVGDAGQVYRGPAAWVVTLWALREHRPLAHRLSTPSGARLAKGAVLAAAKWRGAQWSRGQRGGAQWGGRVYRRADGWAYDPDLGWAHSAPGCADGTCAPRRVPGR from the coding sequence ATGAACGCCACCGGCACGAACGCGACCGGCACGAACACACCCGCACCGGTCCGCCGGCTCACCGTCCTGTACGACGCCGAGTGCTCCCTGTGCGCGTTCCTGCGCGACTGGCTCCGGCGGCAGCCTCAGCTGGTGCCGCTGGAGCTGGTCCCGGCCGGCTCCGAGGAGGCCCGGCGGCGCTTTCCCGGCCTCGACCACGGTGCCACCCTCGACGAGATCACCGTCGTCGGCGACGCCGGGCAGGTCTACCGGGGCCCCGCCGCCTGGGTCGTCACCCTGTGGGCGCTGCGCGAGCACCGGCCGCTCGCCCACCGGCTCAGCACCCCGTCCGGCGCCCGGCTCGCCAAGGGCGCCGTACTGGCCGCCGCCAAGTGGCGCGGGGCGCAGTGGAGCCGGGGGCAGCGGGGCGGGGCGCAGTGGGGCGGCCGGGTGTACCGGCGGGCCGACGGGTGGGCGTACGACCCGGACCTCGGCTGGGCCCACAGCGCGCCGGGCTGCGCCGACGGCACCTGCGCCCCGCGCCGGGTGCCGGGGCGCTGA
- the sdhA gene encoding succinate dehydrogenase flavoprotein subunit: MKIHKYDTVIVGAGGAGMRAAIESTKRSRTAVLTKLYPTRSHTGAAQGGMAAALANVEEDNWEWHTFDTVKGGDYLVDQDAAEILAKEAIDSVLDLEKMGLPFNRTPNGTIDQRRFGGHSRNHGEAPVRRSCYAADRTGHMILQTLYQNCVKEGVEFFNEFYVLDQLITEVDGVKKSAGVVAYELATGEIHVFQAKAVIYASGGCGKFFKVTSNAHTLTGDGQAAVYRRGIPLEDMEFFQFHPTGIWRMGILLTEGARGEGGILRNKDGERFMEKYAPVMKDLASRDVVSRSIYTEIREGRGCGPEGDHVYLDLTHLPPEQLDAKLPDITEFARTYLGIEPYTDPIPIQPTAHYAMGGIPTNVEGEVLADNTTVVPGLYAAGEVACVSVHGANRLGTNSLLDINVFGKRAGIAAAEYSQTADFVELPENPAEFVIKQVEMLRDSTGTERVTTLRRELQETMDANVMVFRTEQTIKTAVEKIAELRERYKNVSIQDKGKRFNTDLLEAIELGNLLDLAEVMAVSALARKESRGGHYREDYPNRDDVNFMRHTMAYREVGADGSETVRLDYKPVVQTRYQPMERKY, encoded by the coding sequence ATGAAGATCCACAAGTACGACACCGTCATCGTCGGCGCCGGTGGCGCCGGTATGCGCGCCGCCATCGAGTCGACGAAGCGCAGCCGCACCGCCGTGCTCACCAAGCTCTACCCGACCCGCTCCCACACGGGCGCCGCGCAGGGCGGCATGGCCGCCGCGCTGGCCAACGTGGAGGAGGACAACTGGGAGTGGCACACCTTCGACACGGTCAAGGGCGGTGACTACCTGGTCGACCAGGACGCCGCCGAGATCCTGGCGAAGGAGGCCATCGACTCCGTCCTCGACCTGGAGAAGATGGGCCTGCCGTTCAACCGCACCCCGAACGGCACGATCGACCAGCGCCGCTTCGGCGGTCACAGCCGTAACCACGGCGAGGCCCCGGTCCGCCGCTCCTGCTACGCGGCCGACCGCACCGGCCACATGATCCTCCAGACGCTGTACCAGAACTGTGTCAAGGAGGGCGTGGAGTTCTTCAACGAGTTCTACGTCCTGGACCAGCTGATCACCGAGGTCGACGGCGTCAAGAAGTCGGCCGGTGTCGTGGCGTACGAGCTCGCCACCGGCGAGATCCACGTCTTCCAGGCGAAGGCCGTGATCTACGCCTCCGGCGGCTGCGGCAAGTTCTTCAAGGTGACGTCCAACGCGCACACGCTGACCGGTGACGGCCAGGCGGCCGTCTACCGCCGGGGCATCCCGCTGGAGGACATGGAGTTCTTCCAGTTCCACCCGACCGGCATCTGGCGCATGGGCATCCTGCTGACGGAGGGCGCCCGTGGTGAGGGCGGCATCCTCCGCAACAAGGACGGCGAGCGCTTCATGGAGAAGTACGCGCCGGTCATGAAGGACCTGGCCTCGCGAGACGTGGTGTCGAGGTCCATCTACACGGAGATCCGGGAAGGCCGCGGCTGCGGCCCCGAGGGCGACCACGTCTACCTCGACCTCACCCACCTCCCTCCGGAGCAGCTGGACGCCAAGCTGCCCGACATCACCGAGTTCGCCCGTACGTACCTCGGCATCGAGCCGTACACGGACCCGATCCCGATCCAGCCCACTGCCCACTACGCGATGGGCGGCATCCCGACGAACGTCGAGGGTGAGGTCCTGGCGGACAACACCACGGTCGTCCCGGGCCTGTACGCGGCCGGCGAGGTCGCCTGCGTGTCGGTGCACGGCGCGAACCGCCTCGGCACGAACTCGCTCCTGGACATCAACGTCTTCGGCAAGCGGGCCGGCATCGCCGCGGCCGAGTACTCCCAGACGGCGGACTTCGTCGAACTGCCGGAGAACCCGGCCGAGTTCGTGATCAAGCAGGTGGAGATGCTGCGCGACTCCACCGGCACCGAGCGCGTGACGACGCTGCGCCGGGAGCTCCAGGAGACCATGGACGCCAACGTCATGGTGTTCCGCACCGAGCAGACGATCAAGACTGCGGTCGAGAAGATCGCGGAGCTGCGCGAGCGCTACAAGAACGTGTCGATCCAGGACAAGGGCAAGCGGTTCAACACGGACCTGCTGGAGGCCATCGAGCTGGGCAACCTGCTCGACCTCGCCGAGGTCATGGCGGTCTCCGCGCTCGCCCGCAAGGAGTCCCGCGGCGGTCACTACCGCGAGGACTACCCGAACCGCGACGACGTCAACTTCATGCGCCACACCATGGCGTACCGCGAAGTCGGCGCCGACGGCTCCGAAACCGTCCGTCTCGACTACAAGCCGGTCGTCCAGACCCGCTACCAGCCGATGGAGCGTAAGTACTGA